Proteins encoded by one window of Bos javanicus breed banteng chromosome 22, ARS-OSU_banteng_1.0, whole genome shotgun sequence:
- the STAB1 gene encoding stabilin-1 isoform X5: protein MAGPRGHLLLCFLALCLAGPSFFGEQKAPPSMGFSRQEYWSGLPFPSPGDLPDQGIEPVSLSLLHWQGPGPSLQTLPLGQVRSKRCDVKTKFVTHIPCTPCPAIKKRVCPLGWIRAFPEKISQDCRYEVQLGDSLLSMSGCSLECWKDMVQKACCPGYWGSQCYECPGGAETPCSGHGTCLDGLDGNGTCVCQENFSGSACQECWDPNRFGPDCQSVCRCVHGVCRHGPRGDGSCLCFAGYTGAHCDQELLACQALNCPRNSQCSEEAPSCSCLPGYTQQGHECRASDPCRPSPCSPLAQCSVGPGGQAQCRCPENYHGDGTVCLPQDPCTTNNGGCPSNSTLCLYRKPGQASCLCKPGLVSIAHDSSAGCFAHCSAFSCDRSATCQVTPDGKTSCVCKEGEVGDGRACYGHLLHEVQKASQTSMLLRLRVTFAMLDQGCREILSTSGPFTVLAPLVSSRTMNASVAQQLCRQHIIAGQHMLEEAGTQAPRRWWTLAGQEITVSFSRFRKYTYKYQDQPQQTFTIHKANYPAANGLFHVVTALRLQPPPELPEDPKRTIGQILASNEVFSRFETILENCGLPSFLDGPGPFTVFAPSNEAVDGLRDGRLVYLFTAGLSKLQELVRYHVYNHGQLTVEKLLSKGRVLTMANQILAVNISEEGRILMGPEGVPLRRVDVLAANGVIHMLEGVLLPPTILPILPKLCNEEQHAVVAGSCVDCQALNTSTCPPNSVKLDISPEECVYIHDPTGLNVLKKGCAYYCNQTIQKPGCCKGFFGPDCLQCPGGFSKPCYGKGNCSDGVQGSGACLCFPDYKGIACHICSNPNKHGDQCQEDCGCVHGLCDNRPGSGGVCQHGTCAPGFSGRFCNESTVSCGSTEQAQQCHPHARCVNQGGVSRCLCLDGFEGDGFSCTPSDPCSRPDRGGCSENAECVPGARGAHHCMCHKGWSGDGRVCVAVDECELDLRGGCHADALCSYVGPGQSRCTCKLGFAGDGYVCSPIDPCRAGNGGCHDLATCRAVGGGQRVCTCPPDYGGDGFSCYGDILKELEANAHFSVFYQWIKGAGITLPADSQVTALVPSESAIRRLSTEDQAFWLQPRLLPQLVRAHFLQGALSEEELARLHGQNVSTLNPTVRWEIHNVSGRVWVQNASVDVADLLATNGVLHVLSQVLLPPRRDVLGGQGLLQQLDSVPAFHLFRELLQRHRLVPQIEAATAYTIFVPTNRSLEAQANSSSLDSDVVRHHVILGEALSTEALGKGGHRNSLLGPAHWLVFYNHSGQPEVNHVPLEGPVLQAPGRSLFGLSGVLTVGSSRCLHSHAEALREKCVNCSRKFRCTQGYQLEDTPRKSCVYRSGYSFSRGCSYTCAKKIQVPDCCPGFFGTLCEPCPGGLGGVCSGHGQCQDRLLGSGECRCHEGFHGTACEMCELGRYGPNCTGVCDCAHGLCQEGLRGDGSCVCNVGWQGLRCDQKISGPQCLQKCDPNANCVQDSAAAPVCVCAAGYSGDGVSCSAVDPCARDHGGCSPHANCTTVAPGQRTCTCLDGYTGDGELCREANSCLIRHGGCHMHAECIPTGPQQVSCSCREGYSGDGIRACVLLDPCSQNNGGCSPYAVCKSTGDGQRTCACDAVRTVGDGFTCRARISLELLRDKHASFFSLHLLEYKDLKGDGPFTVFVPHADLLTNMSQDELARIRANRQLVFRYHVVGCRQLRSQELLEEGYATALSGHPLRFSEREGNIYINDFARVVSSDQEAVNGVLHFIDRVLLPPEVLHWEADAAPAPRRNFTAAAETFGYKIFSGLVTMAGLLPLLQDSSHRPLTMLWPTDSALQALPPDRQVWLYHKDHRDKLAAILRGHVIRNVEALASDLPNLGPLRTMHGTPISFSCSHARPGALTVGEDAAQIVQRHLPFEGGLAYGIDQLLEPPGLGARCDRFETRPLWLKVCSICGLEPPCPPGSQEQGSPEACWRYFSKFWTSPPLHSLALRSVWTRPSHWGHPQGLGRGCYRNCVTTTWKPSCCPGHYGSECRACPGGASSPCNQRGSCMDGMSGSGECRCHTRFTGTACELCAPGAFGPLCQACNCTSHGRCDEGLGGSGSCFCDEGWTGPRCEVQLGRVPRWQQL, encoded by the exons ATGGCAGGGCCCCGTGGCCACCTCTTGCTCTGCTTCCTGGCTCTCTGCTTGGCAGGCCCCAGCTTCTTTGGGGAGCAGAAG gctcctccgtccatgggattctccaggcaagaatactggagtgggttgccatttccttctccaggggatcttcccgaccaaggcattgaacccgtgtctcttagtcttctgcattggcag GGTCCAGGCCCCTCACTGCAAACCCTGCCCCTGGGCCAGGTCCGGTCCAAACGCTGCGATGTGAAGACCAAGTTCGTCACTCACATACCCTGCACCCCATGCCCCGCCATCAAGAAGCGAGTGTGTCCCTTGGGCTGGATTCGGGCCTTCCCGGAGAAGATCTCACAGGACTGCCG ATACGAGGTCCAGCTGGGGGACTCTCTATTGTCCATGAGCGGCTGCAGCCTGGAGTGTTGGAAGGACATGGTGCAGAAGGCCTGCTGCCCGGGCTACTGGGGGTCCCAGTGCTATG AGTGCCCTGGCGGTGCCGAGACCCCATGCAGTGGCCACGGGACCTGCCTGGATGGCCTAGACGGGAATGGGACCTGCGTGTGCCAG GAGAACTTCAGTGGCTCAGCCTGCCAGGAGTGTTGGGACCCCAACCGGTTTGGGCCTGACTGCCAGTCAG TGTGCAGATGTGTACACGGCGTGTGCCGCCACGGGCCGCGCGGGGATGGAAGCTGCCTGTGCTTCGCTGGATACACTGGAGCCCACTGTGACCAGG AGCTGCTCGCCTGCCAGGCCCTGAACTGTCCTCGGAACTCCCAGTGCTCTGAAGAGGCCCCCTCCTGTAGCTGCCTGCCTGGCTATACGCAGCAGGGTCATGAGTGCCGGG CCTCCGACCCCTGCCGGCCGTCACCCTGCTCCCCGCTTGCCCAGTGCTCTGTGGGCCCTGGAGGGCAGGCCCAGTGTCGCTGCCCTGAGAACTACCACGGGGATGGGACGGTGTGTCTGCCCCAGGACCCGTGCACCACCAACAACGGCGGCTGCCCCAGCAACTCCACCTTGTGTCTATACAGGAAGCCCGGCCAG GCCTCCTGCTTATGTAAGCCAGGCCTGGTCAGCATTGCCCACGACAGCTCCGCGGGCTGCTTCGCCCACTGCTCCGCCTTCTCCTGTGACCGCTCAGCCACCTGCCAGGTGACCCCTGATGGAAAGACCAG CTGTGTGTGCAAGGAGGGTGAGGTGGGGGATGGGCGCGCCTGCTACGGACACCTGCTCCACGAGGTGCAGAAGGCCAGCCAGACGAGCATGTTACTGCGGCTGAGAGTCACCTTTGCCATGCTGG accAGGGCTGCCGGGAGATCCTCAGCACGTCGGGCCCATTCACCGTGCTGGCACCGCTCGTCTCCTCCAGGACTATGAAC GCATCCGTCGCCCAGCAGCTGTGCAGACAGCACATCATCGCCGGCCAGCACATGCTGGAGGAGGCGGGGACCCAGGCTCCACGCCGGTGGTGGACGCTGGCCGGGCAGGAGATCACCGTCAGTTTCAGCCGCTTCAGG AAATATACCTACAAATACCAAGACCAGCCGCAGCAGACATTCACCATCCACAAGGCTAACTACCCAGCGGCCAACGGCCTCTTCCACGTCGTCACTGCCTTGCGGTTGCAGCCCCCACCAGAGCTCCCTGAGGACCCCAAG AGGACCATCGGCCAGATCCTTGCCTCCAATGAGGTGTTCAGCCGGTTTGAAACCATCCTGGAG AACTGCGGGCTGCCCTCCTTCTTGGATGGGCCCGGGCCCTTCACAGTCTTTGCCCCCAGCAACGAGGCAGTGGATGGCTTGCGGGATGGCCGCCTGGTCTACCTCTTCACGGCG GGTCTCTCCAAACTGCAGGAGCTGGTGAGGTACCACGTCTACAACCACGGCCAG CTGACTGTTGAGAAGCTCCTCTCCAAGGGTCGGGTGCTCACCATGGCAAACCAGATCCTGGCTGTGAATATCTCAGAGGAG GGGCGCATCCTGATGGGACCTGAGGGGGTCCCCCTGCGGAGAGTAGATGTGCTGGCTGCCAACGGCGTGATCCACATGCTGGAGGGCGTCCTGCTGCCCCCGACCATCCTGCCCATCCTGCCCAAGCTCTGCAACGAGGAGCAGCACGCGGTCGTGGCG ggcTCCTGTGTGGACTGCCAAGCCCTGAACACCAGCACGTGCCCCCCCAACAGCGTGAAGCTG GACATCTCTCCTGAGGAGTGTGTCTACATCCATGACCCTACTGGGCTCAATGTCCTGAAGAAGGGCTGCGCCTACTACTGCAACCAGACCATCCAG AAACCTGGCTGCTGCAAAGGGTTTTTTGGGCCTGACTGTTTACAGTGTCCTGGGGGCTTTTCCAAGCCCTGCTATGGCAAAGGCAAC TGCAGCGATGGGGTCCAGGGCAGCGGGGCCTGCCTCTGCTTCCCAGACTACAAGGGCATCGCCTGCCACATCTGCTCCAACCCGAACAAGCATGGAGACCAGTGCCAGGAAG ACTGCGGTTGTGTCCACGGTCTATGTGACAACCGTCCGGGCAGTGGGGGGGTGTGCCAGCATGGCACATGTGCCCCAGGCTTCAGCGGCCGCTTCTGCAACGAGTCCACGGTGAGCTGTGGGTCCACGGAGCAAGCCCAGCAGTGCCACCCACATGCCCGCTGTGTTAACCAGGGGGGTGTCTCCAG GTGTCTCTGTCTGGATGGCTTTGAGGGTGACGGCTTCTCCTGCACACCCAGCGACCCCTGCTCCCGCCCAGACCGCGGCGGGTGCTCAGAGAAC GCTGAGTGTGTCCCTGGGGCCCGGGGCGCCCACCACTGCATGTGCCACAAAGGCTGGAGTGGGGACGGTCGTGTCTGCGTGGCTGTTGACGAGTGTGAGTTGGACTTGCGAGGCGGCTGCCATGCTGATGCCCTCTGCAGCTATGTGGGACCCGGGCAG AGCCGGTGCACGTGCAAGCTGGGCTTCGCGGGAGATGGCTACGTGTGCAGCCCCATTGACCCCTGCCGGGCGGGCAACGGGGGGTGCCATGATCTG GCCACCTGCCGGGCAGTGGGGGGAGGCCAGCGGGTCTGCACATGTCCTCCTGACTATGGGGGTGATGGCTTCAGCTGCTACGGAGACATCCTCAAG gAGCTGGAGGCAAATGCCCACTTCTCCGTCTTCTACCAGTGGATTAAG GGGGCCGGCATCACTCTTCCTGCCGACAGCCAAGTCACAGCCCTGGTTCCCTCGGAGTCTGCCATCCGTCGGCTGAGCACCGAGGACCAGGCCTTCTGGCTTCAGCCAAGGCTGCTGCCGCAGCTGGTCAG GGCCCATTTTCTCCAGGGCGCCCTGTCCGAGGAGGAGCTGGCCCGGCTGCACGGGCAGAATGTATCCACCCTGAACCCCACCGTACGCTGGGAGATTCACAACGTCAGTGGA AGGGTCTGGGTGCAAAATGCCAGCGTGGACGTGGCTGACCTCCTTGCCACCAATGGAGTCCTCCACGTCCTCAGCCAG GTCTTACTGCCTCCAAGAAGGGATGTGCTGGGGGGGCAGGGGCTGCTGCAGCAGCTGGACTCGGTGCCTGCCTTCCACCTCTTCCGGGAGCTGCTACAG CGCCACAGGCTGGTTCCCCAGATTGAGGCTGCCACCGCCTACACCATCTTCGTGCCAACCAACCGCtctctggaggcccaggccaACAGCAGCAGCCTG GACTCGGACGTTGTGCGACACCACGTGATCCTGGGCGAGGCGCTCTCCACAGAGGCCCTGGGCAAGGGGGGGCACCGCAACTCCCTCCTGGGGCCCGCCCACTGGCTTGTCTTCTACAACCACAGTGGCCAG cccgagGTGAACCATGTGCCGCTGGAAGGCCCTGTGCTGCAGGCCCCTGGCCGCTCGCTCTTCGGCCTGTCGGGGGTCCTGACGGTGGGCTCAAGCCGCTGCCTGCACAGCCACGCAGAGGCCCTGCGG GAGAAATGTGTGAACTGTAGCCGGAAATTCCGCTGCACTCAGGGCTACCAGCTGGAG GACACCCCCAGGAAGAGCTGTGTCTACCGGTCTGGCTACTCCTTCTCCCGGGGCTGTTCATACACGTGTGCCAAGAAGATCCAG GTGCCTGACTGCTGCCCTGGCTTCTTCGGCACCCTGTGTGAGCCGTGCCCGGGGGGTCTGGGTGGCGTGTGCTCAGGCCACGGGCAGTGCCAGGACCGGCTCCTGGGCAGCGGGGAGTGCCGCTGCCACGAGGGCTTCCACGGGACGGCCTGTGAGATGTGCGAGCTGGGCCGCTACGGGCCCAACTGCACCGGAG TGTGTGACTGCGCCCATGGGCTGTGCCAGGAGGGCCTCCGCGGGGACGGAAGCTGCGTCTGCAACGTGGGTTGGCAGGGCCTCCGCTGTGACCAGA AAATCAGTGGCCCTCAGTGCCTGCAGAAGTGTGACCCCAATGCCAA CTGCGTGCAGGACTCGGCTGCAGCCCCTGTCTGCGTCTGTGCCGCGGGGTACTCGGGTGATGGCGTCTCCTGTTCAG CGGTGGACCCATGTGCGCGTGACCATGGCGGCTGCTCCCCCCACGCCAACTGCACGACCGTGGCACCTGGTCAGCGGACGTGCACCTGCCTGGACGGCTACACGGGCGATGGGGAGCTGTGCCGGG AAGCCAACAGCTGTCTCATCCGCCATGGGGGCTGCCACATGCATGCCGAGTGTATCCCCACAGGCCCCCAGCAG GTCTCCTGCAGCTGCCGCGAAGGTTACAGTGGGGATGGCATCCGGGCCTGTGTGCTCCTGGACCCCTGCTCCCAG AACAACGGAGGCTGCAGCCCCTATGCCGTGTGCAAAAGCACAGGGGATGGCCAGAGGACCTGTGCCTGCGACGCAGTCCGCACCGTGGGGGATGGCTTCACCTGCCGAGCCCGCATCAGCCTG GAGCTGCTTCGGGACAAGCACGCCTCCTTCTTCAGCCTCCATCTCCTG GAATACAAGGACCTCAAGGGGGACGGGCCTTTCACAGTCTTTGTGCCGCATGCAGATCTGCTGACCAACATGTCACAG GACGAGCTGGCCCGCATTCGTGCCAACCGCCAGCTTGTGTTCCGGTACCACGTTGTTGGCTGCCGACAGCTGCGAAGCCAGGAGCTGCTGGAGGAGGGCTATGCCACCGCACTCTCGGGGCATCCGCTGCGCTTCAGCGAGAGGGAG GGCAACATCTACATCAACGACTTTGCACGCGTGGTGAGCAGCGACCAGGAGGCTGTGAACGGTGTCCTGCATTTCATCGACCGTGTCCTGCTGCCGCCGGAAGTGCTGCACTGGGAAGCTGATGCTGCCCCAGCTCCGCGG AGAAACTTCACTGCTGCTGCAGAGACCTTCGGTTACAAGATCTTCAGTGGCCTTGTGACG ATGGCTGGCCTCCTGCCCCTGCTTCAAGATTCCTCCCACAGGCCGCTCACCATGCTGTGGCCCACAGATTCCGCCCTACAAGCCTTGCCTCCTGATCGCCAGGTCTGGCTCTACCATAAGGACCACCGTGACAAGCTGGCAGCCATTCTGCGGGGCCACGTGATCCGCAACGTCGAG GCCTTGGCATCTGACCTGcccaacctgggccccctgcgcaCCATGCATGGGAcccccatctccttctcctgcagcCATGCACGGCCG GGCGCACTCACGGTGGGAGAGGACGCCGCCCAAATCGTGCAGCGACACCTGCCCTTTGAGGGGGGCCTGGCCTATGGCATTGACCAGCTGCTGGAGCCGCCTGGCCTTGGTGCCCGCTGTGACCGCTTCGAGACCCGACCGCTGTGGCTG AAAGTTTGCAGCATTTGTGGGCTGGAACCCCCCTGCCCTCCGGGCTCACAGGAGCAG GGCAGCCCTGAGGCCTGCTGGCGCTACTTCTCCAAGTTCTGGACGTCCCCTCCGCTGCACTCCTTGGCCCTGCGCAGTGTGTGGACCCGGCCCAGCCACTGGGGTCACCCCCAAGGCCTGGGCAGGGGCTGCTACCGCAACTGTGTcaccaccacctggaagcccagctGCTGCCCTGGTCACTACGGCAGCGAGTGCCGAG CTTGCCCTGGTGGCGCCAGCAGCCCCTGTAACCAGCGCGGCTCGTGCATGGACGGCATGAGCGGCAGCGGGGAGTGCAGGTGCCACACGCGCTTCACCGGCACGGCCTGTGAGCTCTGTGCCCCGGGAGCCTTTGGGCCCCTGTGCCAAG CCTGCAACTGTACCTCCCACGGCCGCTGTGACGAGGGCCTGGGGGGCTCCGGCTCCTGCTTCTGTGATGAGGGCTGGACGGGGCCACGCTGTGAGGTGCAGCTGG GCCGTGTGCCGCGCTGGCAACAGCTGTGA